One Polycladomyces zharkentensis genomic region harbors:
- a CDS encoding helix-turn-helix domain-containing protein, producing MSKPHNEWKEARERKGLTLEDIQEKTKIQLRYLQAIEDGDFGKLPSMFYAKTYIRAYAACIGVNPTALLRQYEEAMGVDGEVEDSSRQEERVRLSRTQRYAEQKAKAKRKRFEWKPKDWKPKALMTKWHVWVILGVLLLAIPLTILFLQSEDGSNATTGGLPTNSIDSVKRPDTGGSQAVVQLVKPSESNYYGDVYRIEKASEVIVTIKAKKATKFRARGGGPTKPVMSQMVLQEGETKVLKHPHWISLKVWIPKNVVIDVNGYTVDTQGFKTEHTYQFQLAR from the coding sequence GTGTCCAAACCGCACAACGAGTGGAAAGAAGCCCGTGAGCGGAAGGGATTGACACTGGAGGACATACAGGAAAAAACCAAAATTCAGCTTCGGTATCTCCAAGCGATCGAAGACGGCGATTTCGGGAAACTGCCGAGCATGTTTTACGCCAAAACGTATATTCGGGCTTATGCCGCATGTATCGGTGTCAATCCGACCGCGTTGTTGCGCCAGTATGAAGAAGCAATGGGAGTTGACGGGGAAGTGGAAGATTCGTCTCGACAGGAAGAACGGGTGAGGCTCAGCCGTACCCAGCGGTATGCTGAACAAAAAGCAAAAGCAAAAAGAAAAAGGTTTGAGTGGAAACCGAAAGATTGGAAACCGAAAGCGTTGATGACCAAATGGCATGTGTGGGTGATTCTGGGCGTGCTGCTGTTGGCGATTCCGTTGACGATCCTGTTTCTTCAGAGTGAAGACGGAAGCAATGCCACAACCGGGGGATTGCCCACAAACTCCATCGACAGCGTCAAGCGGCCTGACACCGGCGGTTCTCAGGCCGTGGTACAGCTGGTGAAGCCGTCGGAGTCCAACTATTACGGGGATGTGTATCGCATTGAAAAAGCCTCTGAAGTGATCGTCACCATCAAAGCGAAAAAAGCAACCAAATTCCGTGCACGAGGCGGAGGCCCGACCAAACCGGTCATGTCCCAGATGGTGTTGCAGGAAGGGGAAACCAAGGTGCTGAAACACCCCCATTGGATTTCCCTTAAAGTATGGATCCCCAAAAATGTGGTGATCGACGTCAACGGCTACACGGTTGACACGCAAGGTTTCAAAACGGAACACACGTATCAATTTCAGCTGGCTCGCTGA
- the pgsA gene encoding CDP-diacylglycerol--glycerol-3-phosphate 3-phosphatidyltransferase yields MNLANKITLARIFLVPVVMIFLLVRLNLGVIRFGGGEITISEIIAAVIFILAAITDGLDGYIARKKKLVTNLGKFLDPLADKLLISAALISLVEMQRLEAWIAIVIISREFAVTGLRLVAAAEGQVIAASVLGKLKTIVQIVAIVVLIVNNFPFSTIAFPFDEIITWVAVIITLLSGIDYFSKNYQVIRFSKSR; encoded by the coding sequence GTGAATTTGGCAAATAAAATTACCCTGGCGCGGATATTTCTGGTTCCGGTTGTAATGATTTTTTTGCTGGTCCGGCTGAATTTGGGCGTGATTCGATTCGGCGGCGGGGAGATCACGATTAGTGAAATCATTGCAGCCGTTATTTTCATCTTGGCGGCGATTACCGACGGCTTGGACGGATATATCGCACGAAAAAAGAAACTGGTGACCAATTTGGGGAAATTTTTAGATCCGCTGGCGGACAAACTGCTGATTTCCGCGGCATTGATTTCCTTGGTGGAAATGCAGCGTTTGGAGGCATGGATCGCGATTGTCATCATCAGCCGGGAGTTTGCCGTCACGGGACTGCGGTTGGTGGCGGCGGCGGAAGGTCAGGTCATCGCGGCCAGTGTGCTGGGGAAATTGAAAACCATCGTGCAGATCGTTGCGATCGTGGTGTTGATCGTCAACAATTTCCCGTTTTCCACCATCGCGTTCCCTTTTGACGAGATTATCACCTGGGTGGCGGTGATCATCACCTTGCTGTCGGGAATTGATTATTTCTCCAAAAACTATCAGGTGATTCGCTTCTCCAAAAGCCGTTGA